The following proteins are encoded in a genomic region of Paraburkholderia sp. BL23I1N1:
- a CDS encoding IclR family transcriptional regulator C-terminal domain-containing protein: MDEKDWIAGAAKALAIIEAFDEEHARMTPTMVAARAGLSRTAARRYLLTLRELGYVDTDGKLFWLAPRVLRLGQSYLDSARLPRTVQPFLQRITATLQETALVAILDEHDVVYVARNGVNRAMAVGFVLGSRASAPLSSAGLILLAFQASDSIDRWLASYLIKVFTPYTYSTIERLREVLGEIRRDGYVVTDQQLELGMRGVAVPLRDRHGSVVAAISVSMPIGQESANAALHRVLPTLQETASLLRNLI, from the coding sequence ATGGACGAGAAAGACTGGATCGCGGGCGCCGCCAAGGCGCTGGCGATCATCGAAGCATTCGACGAAGAGCACGCGCGCATGACGCCGACCATGGTGGCCGCCCGCGCCGGGCTTTCGCGCACGGCGGCGCGCCGCTATCTGCTGACGCTGCGCGAACTCGGCTATGTGGATACCGACGGCAAGCTGTTCTGGCTTGCGCCGCGCGTATTGCGGCTCGGTCAGTCATATCTGGATTCGGCGCGCTTGCCGCGCACCGTGCAGCCGTTTCTTCAGCGCATCACTGCAACCCTGCAGGAAACCGCGCTGGTTGCGATTCTCGACGAACACGACGTGGTCTATGTCGCCCGCAACGGTGTGAACCGGGCGATGGCGGTCGGTTTCGTGCTGGGCTCGCGGGCGAGCGCGCCGTTGTCGTCGGCGGGTTTGATCCTGCTGGCCTTCCAGGCGTCCGACAGCATCGACCGGTGGCTGGCGTCCTATCTGATCAAGGTATTCACGCCCTATACGTATTCGACCATCGAGCGTTTGCGCGAAGTGCTGGGCGAAATCCGCCGCGATGGGTATGTCGTCACCGATCAACAACTGGAATTGGGCATGCGTGGCGTGGCAGTGCCGTTGCGTGACCGGCATGGCTCGGTCGTGGCGGCGATCAGCGTGAGCATGCCGATCGGCCAGGAGTCGGCGAATGCCGCGCTGCACCGGGTGCTGCCGACCCTTCAGGAAACCGCCAGTCTGCTGCGAAACCTCATCTAG
- a CDS encoding SDR family oxidoreductase, whose translation MFAWQTPLSNAWQESLVSSARAKAMGVDSLMLTGATGFIGGNLLVTLINTGLVERMVCLVRGASVADALARLRASAVRCGLPHARAQRITEANVMVGELGSAFSEIDLARLAEVSHVINCAALASFSTHPQVLDTNVHDTLRFASRFVGSKTLRRFLHVSTAMACGTQCGANVQESPFGYGETRHLVPYTRSKREVERLLRSTYPRLPLVVVRPSIVVGHTVLGTLPSASVFWVFRVVHGARRFTARAMNRIDVVSADDCARALALLAVKPSLAFDTYHVSAGSEAPTIGQIISAMDEATGTSGRRYSMCRVRDFGKIAREVVGRDRCGSGRLIEHALRLYAGFAELDYTFDNRRLRDEIGFEPLPFTDYVSECVRTSRGVGIAEQMRWDLK comes from the coding sequence ATGTTTGCATGGCAAACCCCTCTGTCCAACGCCTGGCAGGAGAGCCTGGTCTCGTCGGCGCGCGCGAAGGCAATGGGCGTCGACAGTCTGATGCTGACCGGCGCAACCGGTTTTATCGGCGGCAATCTGCTGGTGACGCTGATCAACACCGGACTGGTGGAGCGCATGGTGTGTCTGGTGCGCGGCGCCAGCGTGGCCGATGCGCTCGCGCGGCTGCGCGCGTCGGCAGTGCGCTGCGGGCTGCCGCATGCCCGCGCCCAACGAATCACGGAAGCCAACGTGATGGTCGGCGAACTCGGCAGCGCGTTTTCGGAAATCGATCTGGCGCGGCTCGCCGAGGTATCGCACGTGATTAATTGCGCGGCGCTTGCGTCGTTTTCGACACATCCGCAAGTACTCGACACGAATGTGCACGATACCTTGCGTTTCGCGTCGCGTTTTGTCGGCAGCAAAACGCTGCGGCGCTTTCTGCACGTGAGCACGGCGATGGCGTGCGGCACGCAATGCGGCGCGAACGTTCAGGAATCGCCGTTCGGCTATGGCGAAACGCGTCACCTCGTGCCGTACACGCGCAGCAAACGCGAAGTCGAACGCTTGCTGCGCAGCACGTATCCGCGCCTGCCGCTGGTGGTGGTGCGGCCATCGATCGTGGTCGGCCATACGGTGCTCGGCACGTTGCCGTCGGCGAGCGTGTTCTGGGTATTTCGCGTGGTGCATGGCGCGCGGCGCTTCACGGCACGGGCGATGAACCGCATCGACGTGGTGTCCGCCGACGACTGCGCGCGCGCACTTGCGCTGCTGGCGGTGAAGCCGTCACTCGCTTTCGATACGTATCACGTGTCGGCGGGTTCGGAAGCGCCGACTATCGGTCAGATCATCAGCGCCATGGATGAAGCTACCGGCACCTCGGGCCGCCGCTATTCGATGTGCCGCGTGCGCGACTTCGGCAAGATCGCGCGCGAAGTGGTGGGCCGTGACCGTTGCGGCAGCGGCCGTCTGATCGAACACGCGCTGCGTTTGTACGCCGGTTTCGCGGAGCTGGACTACACGTTCGACAACCGCCGTCTGCGTGACGAAATCGGTTTCGAGCCGCTGCCCTTTACGGACTACGTGAGCGAATGTGTGCGGACCTCGCGAGGCGTGGGGATCGCCGAGCAGATGCGCTGGGACCTCAAATAG
- a CDS encoding MipA/OmpV family protein, with protein MPLFGLTCSSMAYAENFYMFSLAGGVAPRYQGSRDYRPLVAPLIAAEFGNGIFLSPTNGLGYKRTFANGLFAWAALSYDFGRTDRNRADLPGSDYLKGMGRIPGSVMVSLQVGAHLFGPSTISITLDQPVTNTSHGTSGHVDLTVPVLQSVDNDVSITGSVHAGSGRYTQTFFGVTDAQAAASRFQPYAVKGGFDSAKVSAAWTYMFSPRWSVHTEGGVTRLLGASANSPIVQSKNNYFAITALTYRY; from the coding sequence ATTCCGCTGTTTGGCCTGACCTGCTCGTCGATGGCCTACGCCGAGAACTTCTATATGTTTTCGCTGGCCGGGGGTGTCGCGCCGCGTTATCAGGGCAGCCGCGATTACCGTCCGCTTGTTGCCCCGCTGATCGCCGCCGAGTTCGGCAACGGCATCTTTCTGAGCCCGACGAACGGGCTCGGTTACAAGCGCACGTTCGCCAATGGTCTATTTGCATGGGCGGCGCTCAGCTATGACTTCGGCCGCACCGATCGCAATCGTGCGGATTTGCCGGGTTCCGACTATCTGAAGGGCATGGGCCGGATTCCTGGTTCGGTGATGGTGTCGTTACAGGTCGGTGCGCATCTGTTCGGTCCGTCGACCATCAGCATCACGCTGGACCAGCCGGTTACGAATACGAGTCACGGCACGAGCGGGCACGTCGATCTGACCGTGCCGGTACTGCAATCCGTCGACAACGACGTCAGCATCACGGGCAGCGTGCATGCCGGCAGCGGCCGCTATACGCAAACCTTCTTCGGTGTCACCGATGCGCAGGCGGCCGCGAGCCGCTTCCAGCCGTATGCGGTGAAAGGCGGGTTCGACAGCGCAAAAGTGTCGGCGGCCTGGACGTACATGTTTTCGCCACGCTGGTCGGTGCATACCGAAGGCGGCGTGACGCGGTTGCTCGGCGCCTCGGCGAACAGCCCGATCGTGCAGTCGAAGAACAACTACTTCGCGATCACGGCGTTGACGTATCGCTATTGA